From Microcoleus sp. bin38.metabat.b11b12b14.051, one genomic window encodes:
- the moaA gene encoding GTP 3',8-cyclase MoaA produces MNPVDYLRISLIDRCNFRCLYCMPEGSELDYVLQQQLLTHSELLTLLREVFIPVGFTKFRLTGGEPLLRPGVVELVRSIASLPETRDLSMTTNGFLLAPMAENLYNAGLRRINISLDSLEPETFDKIIGSRGRSRWMQVWQGIQAAYEVGFDPLKLNVVVIPGVNDGEILELAELTINRNWHVRFIEFMPIGNGDLFGDKGWVASAELRRQIEEKYGLGESGVRGNGPADVFQIPGAKGTLGFISQMSECFCDRCNRMRLSADGWLRPCLLNETGQIDLKTALRDGVSTGELRDRVQQILDIKPEINFKQRDSGTNAGNYSRTMSQIGG; encoded by the coding sequence ATGAATCCCGTAGACTACCTCCGGATTAGTTTGATAGACCGCTGCAACTTCCGCTGTCTCTACTGTATGCCGGAAGGAAGCGAGTTGGACTATGTATTGCAGCAGCAGTTGTTAACTCACTCGGAATTGCTAACTCTGCTGCGGGAAGTTTTCATACCCGTGGGATTTACCAAGTTTCGCTTGACGGGAGGGGAACCGCTGCTGCGGCCTGGGGTGGTGGAGTTGGTAAGGTCGATCGCATCTTTGCCCGAAACGCGAGATTTGTCAATGACAACTAACGGATTTTTGCTCGCCCCAATGGCAGAAAATCTCTACAATGCTGGTTTGCGCCGGATTAATATTAGTTTGGATTCTTTGGAACCGGAGACTTTTGATAAGATAATTGGTAGTCGGGGACGATCGCGCTGGATGCAGGTTTGGCAGGGAATTCAAGCGGCTTATGAGGTAGGATTTGACCCGCTTAAATTGAATGTTGTGGTGATTCCTGGTGTGAATGATGGCGAAATATTGGAGTTGGCAGAGTTAACAATTAACCGGAATTGGCACGTTCGTTTTATTGAGTTTATGCCGATCGGGAATGGTGACTTATTTGGCGATAAAGGTTGGGTAGCATCAGCCGAATTGCGGCGGCAAATTGAGGAAAAATACGGCTTAGGCGAGTCGGGAGTGCGCGGAAACGGGCCGGCGGATGTGTTTCAAATTCCCGGGGCGAAGGGCACTTTAGGGTTTATCAGTCAAATGTCTGAGTGTTTTTGCGATCGCTGTAACCGGATGCGTTTGTCTGCTGACGGGTGGCTGCGGCCTTGTCTGCTGAACGAAACGGGGCAAATTGACTTGAAAACTGCTCTGCGGGATGGGGTGTCTACGGGCGAATTGCGCGATCGAGTACAGCAAATATTAGATATTAAACCGGAGATTAATTTCAAACAGCGGGATTCGGGAACTAACGCCGGGAATTACAGCCGCACAATGTCTCAAATCGGCGGGTAA
- a CDS encoding nitrate reductase associated protein, whose translation MTFFKFEADFVEALRCIPMQVRLKLDTCGIKLKLQDWNHFTQTERQTLVELPCLTSPEILQYREQLNQVLIKETGKPGTDLAVDENPPWMDAATIPESVSAKAQELGVTITLAQWASLQPLQRFALIKLSRSSHENKNFIPAVREFHIIE comes from the coding sequence ATGACATTCTTTAAATTTGAAGCCGATTTTGTAGAAGCCCTGCGCTGCATTCCAATGCAAGTACGCCTCAAGTTAGATACTTGCGGCATTAAACTCAAGCTACAAGATTGGAATCATTTTACTCAAACAGAACGCCAAACACTTGTAGAGCTTCCTTGTTTGACAAGTCCAGAAATTCTCCAATATCGAGAACAGCTAAACCAAGTATTAATTAAAGAGACTGGAAAACCGGGAACTGATTTGGCTGTTGATGAAAATCCCCCCTGGATGGATGCTGCAACTATACCGGAGTCGGTTTCTGCAAAAGCGCAAGAACTCGGCGTGACAATTACTTTGGCACAGTGGGCGAGTTTGCAGCCCCTACAGCGGTTTGCTTTGATTAAGCTTAGTCGATCGAGCCACGAGAATAAAAACTTCATCCCGGCTGTTCGAGAATTTCATATCATTGAATAA